In a single window of the Neodiprion virginianus isolate iyNeoVirg1 chromosome 1, iyNeoVirg1.1, whole genome shotgun sequence genome:
- the LOC124301087 gene encoding uncharacterized protein LOC124301087 isoform X2, which produces MNKPTVVFVGPFEHHANLRPWRDHGVKIIRIAETKEGFLDLNDLDRQLAKERLTGAQLVGCFSAASCITGVLADDVATTLLLHQHGAISIWDYTSAAPYVQMDMNPHLPGVGENTVHKDAIIFTGHKFIGGAQTPGVLVTKRTLLKTDSSLEDMRDSHRYLQDPELREESGTAAVVETIRCGLAIQLKENVTPQAIMARQDKITKQVLAHVRTIPELILLGSSSHNVKRLSIFSFMVRHPRGTFLHHNFVCAVLNDVFGVQARGGCACTGRYAHELMGIDEKLAKEYEAILQQNGCNEESSVEMLRPGFARLSFPFFMSETEVAFVLEALKMVATEGWKLLPQYVLNPDTGEWRHHTNSVFKDRKWLGSIRYTDGKMITSERRVSGPGVFPQSYSDCLQTARNIFNRARKMAQRYPLQIDQSVVFTEQGKALRWFILPNEAQDLLLGNSQNVKQDVPFNPVTYRLRYSAFDIPNHSLLLANGIRRLNSDIPRTGNAPITSNSPRHHSLPVLTRPIPPLPDPKKYSFGQTLSSHLRNTVSPPLMAQLSLPEYATSSGEQRSPSTCPSSPMPVRFAVGEAVTPAILGTPVVAQLIAGDQSNTGRARCNSLGSSGTSPPILSPQTMASLGINTSRHRHCSCSSQTELNSLEYENGSPTHSLTNANSYSNCDMRVGRSSPVSNLSQSSEDLHAYLKEVTKELATEIKSEIREVISQVDDVLSETNTTENTPQHHSRIHSLNHCEEKHDSFSASDIAEYLMEFSKEMASEVKSEIRCMVNAVDGLHRFSPDTSSSDKSSNGCGSPERVLPKAGTIGKLSELSQESKMSSECSSDETVIYVIKQDAGGKTDDEDRSGVEIDLKTLPKIYSAINSVSSQDSGINLSFHENDKSTESELRRSSSAESNSNGCRRLRINGKNAKQKRVNDLSEDEEIVSECSGLEEEERLNPDKPSEDGNLQWLCPPKNIWKPSVEAMQEFDMIRDGDKVMICLSGGKDSLSLLHTLHQYQFYVRSKGVNFEIGAATVDSKAYDPLQLMTYLKALDVPYFYEEQPALEEEIGRSACSFCSRTKRNRLYTVAKEHSYNVLALGQHLDDLTEGFLMSVFHNGKLRTMKAHYYIRERDLRVIRPFVYVREKALRQFAECKKLPVVQETCETCEDAPKKLERNKQIIAQQEQVYPRLYWSLRSALQPLIVARGFTEETNQQKRHRRPRTNSFTASASSASQPLNDSETEEEPVV; this is translated from the exons ATGAATAAGCCCACCGTTGTCTTCGTTGGCCCTTTCGAACACCATGCTAACCTGCGACCTTGGAGAGATCACGGAGTCAAG ATAATAAGAATTGCCGAGACCAAGGAAGGCTTCCTGGACCTGAATGACCTGGACCGGCAACTAGCTAAGGAACGTCTCACTGGAGCTCAACTTGTCGGGTGTTTTAGTGCTGCCAGTTGCATCACCGGCGTTCTTGCCGATGACGTGGCGACgactcttcttcttcatcagCATGGCGCAATCAGTATCTGGGATTACACATCGGCAG CTCCGTACGTACAAATGGACATGAATCCTCACCTGCCCGGAGTCGGTGAGAACACGGTCCACAAAGATGCTATCATATTCACCGGTCACAAATTCATCGGCGGCGCTCAAACACCGGGAGTCCTAGTGACAAAGAGAACGCTTCTCAAGACTGACTCTAGCCTCGAAGACATGAGGGATTCGCATAGATATTTGCAAGATCCCGAGCTGCGCGAGGAGAGCGGAACTGCCGCTGTGGTGGAGACCATTAGATGCGGACTCGCCATTCAGCTGAAAGAAAATGTTACACCACAAGCAATCATGGCTCGTCAGGATAAAATCACCAA aCAAGTTTTGGCACACGTGCGCACAATACCAGAGCTCATACTTCTCGGTAGCAGTTCACACAACGTCAAACGACTTTCAATCTTCTCGTTCATGGTCCGTCATCCCCGAGGCACGTTTCTCCATCATAACTTTGTTTGCGCCGTTCTCAACGACGTTTTCGGAGTCCAGGCAAGAGGCGGCTGCGCCTGCACGGGACGTTATGCTCACGAGTTGATGGGTATTGACGAAAAGTTAGCCAAAGAATACGAGGCCATTCTGCAGCAAAA TGGCTGCAATGAAGAATCAAGCGTGGAGATGCTCCGACCAGGATTCGCCCGTCTGTCGTTTCCCTTCTTCATGTCGGAAACCGAGGTTGCTTTCGTCCTCGAAGCGCTGAAAATGGTTGCGACGGAAGGATGGAAGCTTTTGCCTCAGTACGTTCTGAATCCGGACACAGGCGAATGGCGCCACCATACAAATAGCGTATTCAAAGACCGCAAATGGCTGGGTTCGATAAGGTACACAGACGGAAAGATGATCACATCCGAGCGACGCGTGTCTGGACCCGGTGTATTTCCTCAGAGTTACAGCGATTGCCTTCAAACAGCGAGAAACATCTTCAACAGAGCGAGGAAAATGGCTCAGAGATATCCTCTGCAAATTGACCAAAGCGTCGTCTTCACCGAACAAGGCAAAGCACTTCGATGGTTCATCCTGCCGAACGAAGCACAGGACCTTCTTCTCGGCAATTCGCAAAACGTCAAGCAGGACGTTCCCTTCAATCCGGTGACATACAGACTCAGATACAGCGCCTTTGATATACCAAACCACTCTTTGCTTTTAGCAAACGGGATTCGCAGATTGAACAGCGACATTCCCAGGACCGGGAACGCCCCGATAACATCGAACTCTCCGAGACATCACAGCCTCCCAGTATTGACCAGGCCGATCCCACCACTTCCTGATCCCAAAAAGTATTCCTTCGGGCAAACTCTGTCCTCACACTTGAGGAACACCGTGTCGCCTCCACTTATGGCGCAGCTGTCCCTTCCGGAATACGCGACGTCCTCGGGTGAACAAAGGTCTCCGTCGACTTGTCCAAGTTCCCCGATGCCCGTGAGATTCGCAGTCGGCGAGGCCGTGACTCCGGCAATTTTGGGAACGCCTGTGGTTGCTCAGCTAATCGCTGGTGACCAGAGTAACACGGGTAGAGCGCGATGCAACTCTTTGGGAAGTTCAGGTACCTCTCCCCCGATATTGAGTCCCCAGACGATGGCTAGTCTGGGTATAAATACCTCGAGACACCGACACTGCAGCTGCAGTAGTCAAACGGAATTGAACTCATTAGAGTATGAGAATGGGAGTCCGACCCACTCCTTGACCAACGCTAACTCCTACAGTAACTGTGACATGAGGGTTGGTAGGTCCTCACCGGTCTCTAACCTGTCGCAGAGTTCGGAAGATCTTCACGCTTATTTGAAGgaagttacgaaggaattAGCAACGGAAATAAAATCGGAAATACGCGAGGTGATATCTCAGGTCGACGACGTACTGTCGGAAACTAACACAACGGAAAACACGCCCCAGCACCACTCGCGGATCCATAGCCTCAACCATTGCGAGGAAAAGCACGATTCCTTCTCGGCGAGCGATATTGCTGAGTATCTCATGGAGTTTTCAAAGGAAATGGCAAGCGAAGTGAAATCGGAGATCAGGTGTATGGTGAACGCTGTCGACGGTCTTCACAGGTTCTCACCCGACACCTCATCCTCTGACAAATCATCGAATGGATGTGGTTCACCCGAAAGAGTTTTACCGAAGGCCGGAACGATTGGTAAGCTGAGTGAACTTTCTCAGGAGAGTAAAATGTCGAGCGAGTGTTCGTCAGACGAGACTGTGATCTACGTCATCAAGCAGGATGCTGGCGGTAAAACTGACGACGAGGACCGTAGTGGGGTCGAAATAGACTTAAAAACACTGCCGAAGATCTACTCGGCGATAAACTCTGTCAGTTCTCAGGACAGTGGAATCAACCTGTCCTTCCATGAAAACGACAAGTCAACTGAGTCCGAACTTCGGAGAAGCAGTAGCGCCGAGTCAAACTCTAACGGATGTAGGAGACTGCGAATAAACGGGAAAAACGCGAAGCAAAAACGGGTCAATGATCTTTCCGAGGACGAGGAGATCGTTTCCGAGTGCTCGGGTCTTGAGGAAGAGGAAAGACTGAACCCGGACAAACCCTCGGAGGATGGAAATCTGCAGTGGCTGTGTCCCCCAAAAAACATCTGGAAACCTTCGGTAGAGGCGATGCAAGAATTTGACATGATCAGGGACGGAGACAAGGTTATGATCTGCTTATCCGGTGGCAAGGACTCCCTGTCCCTGTTGCACACTCTGCACCAGTACCAGTTCTACGTCAGGTCCAAGGGTGTCAACTTCGAGATAGGGGCGGCGACTGTTGACAGCAAAGCCTACGACCCCCTTCAGCTAATGACGTACCTCAAGGCGCTGGACGTACCGTATTTTTACGAAGAGCAACCCGCTCTTGAGGAAGAGATTGGAAGGTCGGCGTGCAGCTTCTGCAGCAGAACGAAGAGGAACCGCTTGTACACCGTCGCTAAAGAGCACTCCTACAATGTCCTGGCGCTCGGGCAGCACCTCGACGACCTTACGGAGGGATTCCTCATGTCCGTATTTCACAACGGTAAACTCCGCACCATGAAAGCACATTATTACATCCGAGAGCGTGACCTCAGGGTTATTCGGCCGTTCGTATACGTCCGGGAAAAGGCTTTGAGACAGTTTGCAGAATGCAAGAAACTCCCTGTCGTACAAGAAACGTGCGAAACTTGCGAAGACGCTCCAAAG AAGCTGGAGCGTAATAAGCAGATAATAGCGCAGCAAGAACAAGTTTACCCGCGATTATACTGGTCTCTGCGATCAGCCCTCCAGCCACTGATCGTTGCCCGAGGTTTTACCGAGGAAACAAACCAACAGAAGAGGCATCGAAGACCAAGAACAAACTCCTTCACAGCCTCGGCGAGTAGCGCGTCTCAGCCATTAAACGACAGCGAGACCGAAGAGGAGCCGGTAGTCTAG
- the LOC124301087 gene encoding uncharacterized protein LOC124301087 isoform X1, giving the protein MSCSVKISSSKNWGGSQRRINSLSEESLPLQSALPRTPPRPVKSIAVKKGEDTTKLLKYIDDNVIGKSSTFFGPFGRRKVVYCDYTASGRSLQFLEEYITKEVLPCLGDTRTSTSICSLQSSLFRHEARDIVRHAVGASEQDAVLFTGHGTAGALRALLRHLDMNKPTVVFVGPFEHHANLRPWRDHGVKIIRIAETKEGFLDLNDLDRQLAKERLTGAQLVGCFSAASCITGVLADDVATTLLLHQHGAISIWDYTSAAPYVQMDMNPHLPGVGENTVHKDAIIFTGHKFIGGAQTPGVLVTKRTLLKTDSSLEDMRDSHRYLQDPELREESGTAAVVETIRCGLAIQLKENVTPQAIMARQDKITKQVLAHVRTIPELILLGSSSHNVKRLSIFSFMVRHPRGTFLHHNFVCAVLNDVFGVQARGGCACTGRYAHELMGIDEKLAKEYEAILQQNGCNEESSVEMLRPGFARLSFPFFMSETEVAFVLEALKMVATEGWKLLPQYVLNPDTGEWRHHTNSVFKDRKWLGSIRYTDGKMITSERRVSGPGVFPQSYSDCLQTARNIFNRARKMAQRYPLQIDQSVVFTEQGKALRWFILPNEAQDLLLGNSQNVKQDVPFNPVTYRLRYSAFDIPNHSLLLANGIRRLNSDIPRTGNAPITSNSPRHHSLPVLTRPIPPLPDPKKYSFGQTLSSHLRNTVSPPLMAQLSLPEYATSSGEQRSPSTCPSSPMPVRFAVGEAVTPAILGTPVVAQLIAGDQSNTGRARCNSLGSSGTSPPILSPQTMASLGINTSRHRHCSCSSQTELNSLEYENGSPTHSLTNANSYSNCDMRVGRSSPVSNLSQSSEDLHAYLKEVTKELATEIKSEIREVISQVDDVLSETNTTENTPQHHSRIHSLNHCEEKHDSFSASDIAEYLMEFSKEMASEVKSEIRCMVNAVDGLHRFSPDTSSSDKSSNGCGSPERVLPKAGTIGKLSELSQESKMSSECSSDETVIYVIKQDAGGKTDDEDRSGVEIDLKTLPKIYSAINSVSSQDSGINLSFHENDKSTESELRRSSSAESNSNGCRRLRINGKNAKQKRVNDLSEDEEIVSECSGLEEEERLNPDKPSEDGNLQWLCPPKNIWKPSVEAMQEFDMIRDGDKVMICLSGGKDSLSLLHTLHQYQFYVRSKGVNFEIGAATVDSKAYDPLQLMTYLKALDVPYFYEEQPALEEEIGRSACSFCSRTKRNRLYTVAKEHSYNVLALGQHLDDLTEGFLMSVFHNGKLRTMKAHYYIRERDLRVIRPFVYVREKALRQFAECKKLPVVQETCETCEDAPKKLERNKQIIAQQEQVYPRLYWSLRSALQPLIVARGFTEETNQQKRHRRPRTNSFTASASSASQPLNDSETEEEPVV; this is encoded by the exons TTGTCTACTGCGATTACACCGCCTCTGGAAGATCGTTGCAGTTCCTGGAGGAATACATCACCAAGGAAGTTCTTCCCTGCCTCGGTGACACTCGGACATCAACGTCAATCTGCAGTTTGCAGTCTTCTTTATTCAG GCACGAGGCCCGAGATATTGTGAGGCATGCTGTCGGTGCTAGTGAACAGGACGCTGTCCTTTTCACGGGTCATGGAACCGCTGGCGCCCTACGCGCATTGCTTCGGCATCTGGATATGAATAAGCCCACCGTTGTCTTCGTTGGCCCTTTCGAACACCATGCTAACCTGCGACCTTGGAGAGATCACGGAGTCAAG ATAATAAGAATTGCCGAGACCAAGGAAGGCTTCCTGGACCTGAATGACCTGGACCGGCAACTAGCTAAGGAACGTCTCACTGGAGCTCAACTTGTCGGGTGTTTTAGTGCTGCCAGTTGCATCACCGGCGTTCTTGCCGATGACGTGGCGACgactcttcttcttcatcagCATGGCGCAATCAGTATCTGGGATTACACATCGGCAG CTCCGTACGTACAAATGGACATGAATCCTCACCTGCCCGGAGTCGGTGAGAACACGGTCCACAAAGATGCTATCATATTCACCGGTCACAAATTCATCGGCGGCGCTCAAACACCGGGAGTCCTAGTGACAAAGAGAACGCTTCTCAAGACTGACTCTAGCCTCGAAGACATGAGGGATTCGCATAGATATTTGCAAGATCCCGAGCTGCGCGAGGAGAGCGGAACTGCCGCTGTGGTGGAGACCATTAGATGCGGACTCGCCATTCAGCTGAAAGAAAATGTTACACCACAAGCAATCATGGCTCGTCAGGATAAAATCACCAA aCAAGTTTTGGCACACGTGCGCACAATACCAGAGCTCATACTTCTCGGTAGCAGTTCACACAACGTCAAACGACTTTCAATCTTCTCGTTCATGGTCCGTCATCCCCGAGGCACGTTTCTCCATCATAACTTTGTTTGCGCCGTTCTCAACGACGTTTTCGGAGTCCAGGCAAGAGGCGGCTGCGCCTGCACGGGACGTTATGCTCACGAGTTGATGGGTATTGACGAAAAGTTAGCCAAAGAATACGAGGCCATTCTGCAGCAAAA TGGCTGCAATGAAGAATCAAGCGTGGAGATGCTCCGACCAGGATTCGCCCGTCTGTCGTTTCCCTTCTTCATGTCGGAAACCGAGGTTGCTTTCGTCCTCGAAGCGCTGAAAATGGTTGCGACGGAAGGATGGAAGCTTTTGCCTCAGTACGTTCTGAATCCGGACACAGGCGAATGGCGCCACCATACAAATAGCGTATTCAAAGACCGCAAATGGCTGGGTTCGATAAGGTACACAGACGGAAAGATGATCACATCCGAGCGACGCGTGTCTGGACCCGGTGTATTTCCTCAGAGTTACAGCGATTGCCTTCAAACAGCGAGAAACATCTTCAACAGAGCGAGGAAAATGGCTCAGAGATATCCTCTGCAAATTGACCAAAGCGTCGTCTTCACCGAACAAGGCAAAGCACTTCGATGGTTCATCCTGCCGAACGAAGCACAGGACCTTCTTCTCGGCAATTCGCAAAACGTCAAGCAGGACGTTCCCTTCAATCCGGTGACATACAGACTCAGATACAGCGCCTTTGATATACCAAACCACTCTTTGCTTTTAGCAAACGGGATTCGCAGATTGAACAGCGACATTCCCAGGACCGGGAACGCCCCGATAACATCGAACTCTCCGAGACATCACAGCCTCCCAGTATTGACCAGGCCGATCCCACCACTTCCTGATCCCAAAAAGTATTCCTTCGGGCAAACTCTGTCCTCACACTTGAGGAACACCGTGTCGCCTCCACTTATGGCGCAGCTGTCCCTTCCGGAATACGCGACGTCCTCGGGTGAACAAAGGTCTCCGTCGACTTGTCCAAGTTCCCCGATGCCCGTGAGATTCGCAGTCGGCGAGGCCGTGACTCCGGCAATTTTGGGAACGCCTGTGGTTGCTCAGCTAATCGCTGGTGACCAGAGTAACACGGGTAGAGCGCGATGCAACTCTTTGGGAAGTTCAGGTACCTCTCCCCCGATATTGAGTCCCCAGACGATGGCTAGTCTGGGTATAAATACCTCGAGACACCGACACTGCAGCTGCAGTAGTCAAACGGAATTGAACTCATTAGAGTATGAGAATGGGAGTCCGACCCACTCCTTGACCAACGCTAACTCCTACAGTAACTGTGACATGAGGGTTGGTAGGTCCTCACCGGTCTCTAACCTGTCGCAGAGTTCGGAAGATCTTCACGCTTATTTGAAGgaagttacgaaggaattAGCAACGGAAATAAAATCGGAAATACGCGAGGTGATATCTCAGGTCGACGACGTACTGTCGGAAACTAACACAACGGAAAACACGCCCCAGCACCACTCGCGGATCCATAGCCTCAACCATTGCGAGGAAAAGCACGATTCCTTCTCGGCGAGCGATATTGCTGAGTATCTCATGGAGTTTTCAAAGGAAATGGCAAGCGAAGTGAAATCGGAGATCAGGTGTATGGTGAACGCTGTCGACGGTCTTCACAGGTTCTCACCCGACACCTCATCCTCTGACAAATCATCGAATGGATGTGGTTCACCCGAAAGAGTTTTACCGAAGGCCGGAACGATTGGTAAGCTGAGTGAACTTTCTCAGGAGAGTAAAATGTCGAGCGAGTGTTCGTCAGACGAGACTGTGATCTACGTCATCAAGCAGGATGCTGGCGGTAAAACTGACGACGAGGACCGTAGTGGGGTCGAAATAGACTTAAAAACACTGCCGAAGATCTACTCGGCGATAAACTCTGTCAGTTCTCAGGACAGTGGAATCAACCTGTCCTTCCATGAAAACGACAAGTCAACTGAGTCCGAACTTCGGAGAAGCAGTAGCGCCGAGTCAAACTCTAACGGATGTAGGAGACTGCGAATAAACGGGAAAAACGCGAAGCAAAAACGGGTCAATGATCTTTCCGAGGACGAGGAGATCGTTTCCGAGTGCTCGGGTCTTGAGGAAGAGGAAAGACTGAACCCGGACAAACCCTCGGAGGATGGAAATCTGCAGTGGCTGTGTCCCCCAAAAAACATCTGGAAACCTTCGGTAGAGGCGATGCAAGAATTTGACATGATCAGGGACGGAGACAAGGTTATGATCTGCTTATCCGGTGGCAAGGACTCCCTGTCCCTGTTGCACACTCTGCACCAGTACCAGTTCTACGTCAGGTCCAAGGGTGTCAACTTCGAGATAGGGGCGGCGACTGTTGACAGCAAAGCCTACGACCCCCTTCAGCTAATGACGTACCTCAAGGCGCTGGACGTACCGTATTTTTACGAAGAGCAACCCGCTCTTGAGGAAGAGATTGGAAGGTCGGCGTGCAGCTTCTGCAGCAGAACGAAGAGGAACCGCTTGTACACCGTCGCTAAAGAGCACTCCTACAATGTCCTGGCGCTCGGGCAGCACCTCGACGACCTTACGGAGGGATTCCTCATGTCCGTATTTCACAACGGTAAACTCCGCACCATGAAAGCACATTATTACATCCGAGAGCGTGACCTCAGGGTTATTCGGCCGTTCGTATACGTCCGGGAAAAGGCTTTGAGACAGTTTGCAGAATGCAAGAAACTCCCTGTCGTACAAGAAACGTGCGAAACTTGCGAAGACGCTCCAAAG AAGCTGGAGCGTAATAAGCAGATAATAGCGCAGCAAGAACAAGTTTACCCGCGATTATACTGGTCTCTGCGATCAGCCCTCCAGCCACTGATCGTTGCCCGAGGTTTTACCGAGGAAACAAACCAACAGAAGAGGCATCGAAGACCAAGAACAAACTCCTTCACAGCCTCGGCGAGTAGCGCGTCTCAGCCATTAAACGACAGCGAGACCGAAGAGGAGCCGGTAGTCTAG